In Patagioenas fasciata isolate bPatFas1 chromosome 11, bPatFas1.hap1, whole genome shotgun sequence, the following proteins share a genomic window:
- the ZC4H2 gene encoding zinc finger C4H2 domain-containing protein: protein MTDEQEIMCKLESIKEIRNKTLQMEKIKARLKAEFEALESEERHLKEYKQEMDLLLQEKMAHVEELRLIHADINVMENTIKQSENDLNKLLESTRRLHEEYKPLKEHVDALRMTLGLQRLPDLCEEEEKLSLDYFEKQKAEWQTEPQEPPIPESLAAAAAAAQQLQVARKQDTRQTATFRQQPPPMKACLSCHQQIHRNAPICPLCKAKSRSRNPKKPKRKQDE from the exons ATGACAGACGAGCAAGAAATTATGTGCAAACTCGAGAGCATCAAGGAGATCAG GAATAAGACTTTgcagatggaaaaaataaaggcACGGCTGAAAGCAGAATTTGAAGCCCTGGAGTCTGAGGAGAGGCACCTGAAGGAATACAAGCAGGAGATggacctgctgctgcaggagaagaTGGCCCATGTGGAGGAGCTGCGCCTGATCCACGCGGACATTAACGTG ATGGAGAACACTATCAAGCAGTCTGAGAACGATCTCAACAAGCTCCTGGAATCGACTCGTCGCCTGCATGAGGAGTACAAACCCCTGAAGGAGCACGTGGATGCTCTGCGGATGACTCTGGGGTTGCAGAGGCTGCCAGATCTgtgtgaggaggaagagaaacTGTCCCTTGA CTACTTTGAGAAGCAGAAAGCGGAATGGCAGACAGAGCCACAGGAGCCGCCCATCCCCGAGTcactggctgcagctgcagctgctgcccaaCAGCTGCAGGTGGCCAGGAAACAAGACACCAGACAGACGGCAACCTTCAGACAACAGCCGCCACCCATGAAG GCATGTTTATCATGTCACCAACAAATTCATCGGAACGCGCCCATATGTCCGCTCTGCAAGGCAAAGAGCCGATCCCGGAACCCCAAAAAGCCCAAGAGGAAACAGGACGAGTGA